In Gossypium arboreum isolate Shixiya-1 chromosome 6, ASM2569848v2, whole genome shotgun sequence, the following are encoded in one genomic region:
- the LOC108485399 gene encoding purine permease 21-like, producing MGEAPEIQLQVPSEDEKLNEDSVEQQTNGNQSTTITQQRTYKWWLLMTIYTFFLLSGQSVATLLGRLYYDKGGNSKWLATIVQVVGFPILIPLYYLPSYKSSHTSNITTNPPSLLVLSGMYFGLGLLLAAGCLLYSVGLLYLPVSTYSLICASQLAFNALFSFFFNSQKFTPFIINSLVLLTISSTLLVFQNDSSGSTPVPRAKYVIGFVCTVVASAGYGLMLSLTQLCFQKILKKQTFKAVLDMIIYQSSAATLMISVGLFASGEWKSLGEEMEGFKLGKLAYVNVLVWIAVGWQVFSIGAVGLIFEASSLFSNVISTLGLPIVPVFAMVFFHDPMTGVKVISMLLAIWGFVSYVYQHYLDDRNSDTGKL from the exons ATGGGGGAAGCTCCAGAAATACAACTGCAGGTCCCGT CTGAGGATGAGAAATTAAATGAAGATTCAGTTGAGCAGCAAACAAATGGAAACCAGTCAACAACAATCACGCAACAAAGAACCTACAAATGGTGGCTACTAATGACAATCTAtacattttttcttctttctgGTCAGTCAGTGGCTACACTTCTGGGAAGATTGTACTATGACAAAGGCGGAAACAGCAAGTGGCTAGCAACCATTGTTCAAGTCGTCGGTTTCCCAATCCTCATTCCCTTATATTACCTTCCATCCTACAAATCTTCACACACTAGCAACATTACAACCAACCCACCCTCTCTTTTAGTTCTTTCGGGCATGTATTTTGGGCTTGGACTACTTTTGGCAGCCGGTTGCTTGTTGTATTCAGTTGGTCTTTTGTATCTCCCGGTCTCCACTTATTCACTCATTTGTGCTTCCCAATTAGCCTTCAATGCCTTGTTTTCCTTCTTCTTTAACTCACAAAAGTTCACCCCTTTCATAATAAACTCTTTGGTCCTCCTCACAATCTCTTCCACCCTCCTCGTATTCCAAAACGATTCCTCAGGTTCCACACCAGTTCCCAGAGCCAAATATGTGATCGGATTTGTATGCACGGTGGTTGCTTCAGCAGGGTATGGATTGATGTTGTCTCTAACACAACTTTGTTTCCAAAAGATTCTCAAGAAACAAACATTTAAGGCAGTGTTGGACATGATAATCTACCAGTCATCGGCTGCAACTTTGATGATCAGTGTGGGTCTTTTCGCCAGTGGGGAGTGGAAGAGTCTGGGCGAAGAAATGGAAGGGTTTAAACTGGGTAAGTTGGCATACGTTAACGTTTTGGTTTGGATTGCTGTAGGGTGGCAAGTTTTCTCGATTGGTGCGGTGGGTTTGATCTTCGAAGCGTCATCGCTTTTCTCGAATGTTATCAGCACGTTAGGACTACCCATTGTTCCAGTGTTTGCGATGGTGTTTTTCCACGATCCAATGACTGGAGTTAAGGTCATTTCCATGTTGTTGGCCATATGGGGATTTGTGTCCTATGTTTACCAGCACTATCTTGATGATCGAAACTCTGATACTGGAAAACTTTAA